The uncultured Roseibium sp. genome contains a region encoding:
- a CDS encoding SDR family NAD(P)-dependent oxidoreductase yields the protein MKTVLVTGSAGFIGYFLCARLLQDGFRVIGLDAMTDYYDVALKERRHQMLLQNQHFKAINARVEDPDVLMNLFRTETPDIVIHLAAQAGVRYSIEQPRSYLESNICGTFELLEAARAHPPQHMLLASTSSAYGANTHMPYTETDKSDHQLSFYAATKKATENMAHSYAHLFGLPVTMFRFFTVYGPWGRPDMALFKFTKAILEGKPIDVYNYGDMKRDFTYVEDLVEGIRLLIDAVPVRPEDGSVPEGDSLSPVAPWRIVNIGNSEAVQLTDFIKAIEDATGRKAEQNLMPMQAGDVPATWANANLLQTLTGYRPKTSVREGVARFVEWYRDYYRV from the coding sequence ATGAAAACGGTTCTGGTTACCGGCTCCGCCGGCTTCATTGGTTATTTCTTGTGCGCGCGTTTGCTCCAGGACGGCTTCCGGGTTATCGGGCTCGATGCCATGACGGATTATTACGATGTGGCGCTGAAGGAACGGCGTCATCAGATGCTTCTGCAGAACCAGCATTTCAAGGCAATCAACGCGCGGGTCGAGGACCCGGACGTGCTGATGAACCTGTTTCGCACTGAGACACCGGACATCGTCATTCACCTGGCCGCACAGGCAGGCGTGCGGTACTCGATCGAACAGCCACGGTCTTATCTGGAAAGCAATATCTGCGGCACCTTCGAACTGCTGGAGGCGGCCCGTGCCCATCCGCCGCAGCATATGCTGCTGGCCTCGACGTCGTCGGCCTACGGTGCCAACACCCATATGCCCTATACGGAAACCGACAAGTCCGACCACCAGTTGTCCTTCTATGCGGCTACCAAGAAGGCGACGGAAAACATGGCGCATTCCTATGCGCATCTGTTCGGCCTGCCGGTCACCATGTTCCGCTTCTTCACGGTCTACGGCCCGTGGGGACGGCCCGATATGGCGCTGTTCAAGTTCACCAAGGCGATCCTCGAGGGCAAGCCGATCGACGTCTACAATTACGGCGACATGAAACGGGACTTCACCTATGTGGAAGATCTCGTCGAAGGCATCCGGCTGCTGATCGATGCCGTGCCCGTGCGCCCTGAAGACGGCAGCGTTCCTGAAGGCGACAGCCTGTCGCCGGTTGCCCCCTGGCGGATCGTCAACATCGGCAATTCCGAGGCGGTTCAGCTTACCGACTTTATCAAGGCGATCGAGGATGCGACCGGGCGCAAAGCGGAGCAGAACCTGATGCCGATGCAGGCCGGCGATGTGCCCGCGACCTGGGCCAATGCGAACCTTTTGCAGACGCTCACCGGCTACCGGCCGAAAACTTCCGTGCGCGAAGGCGTTGCCCGCTTCGTCGAATGGTACCGGGATTATTATCGGGTCTGA
- a CDS encoding FAD-binding oxidoreductase — protein sequence MTNSYDLAVIGGGIFGLSVARSAAKAGLKVALIEAERIGAGASGGVLGALMPHMPARWNDKKAFQFQALTSLEGHIRALEAETGSATGYRRCGRVMPITSEDKLVHQKLRVEESLTRWQSADTGFTYKLDDPNTHATWLTPATAPYGVVYETLSARVAPQAYLNTVAASLTGPLRDSTDLLIGQGFAGYDEARKEVRLTNGDTLLADKIVLANGYAAFDGIAEMTGEQVGSGEKGQALLIEGSGLEAMPAVYCDGLYVVPHDDHTVAVGSTAERDFTDSVPNETQAEALAERARAFCPALARRKVIGSWAGIRPRCHKRDPLLGLLPGRERTYAATGGYKISFGIAHLAADALVADITGTEPAVALPDSFRPENHFGANALRADYA from the coding sequence ATGACCAACAGTTACGATCTTGCCGTGATCGGCGGGGGTATTTTCGGTCTGTCGGTTGCCCGAAGTGCCGCAAAGGCCGGGCTCAAGGTGGCGCTGATCGAAGCTGAGCGCATCGGGGCGGGCGCCAGCGGCGGCGTGCTCGGGGCCTTGATGCCGCATATGCCGGCGCGCTGGAACGACAAGAAGGCGTTCCAGTTCCAGGCGCTCACCTCCCTTGAAGGCCATATCCGCGCGCTCGAGGCGGAAACCGGGTCCGCCACCGGTTACCGGCGCTGCGGGCGGGTGATGCCGATCACCTCCGAAGACAAGCTCGTGCACCAGAAGCTCAGGGTGGAGGAAAGCCTGACGCGCTGGCAGAGCGCGGACACCGGCTTCACCTACAAGCTCGACGACCCGAACACCCATGCGACCTGGCTGACGCCGGCTACCGCGCCCTATGGCGTCGTCTATGAGACCCTGTCGGCCCGGGTCGCCCCACAGGCCTATCTGAACACGGTCGCCGCGTCGCTGACCGGACCGCTGCGGGACAGCACGGACCTCCTGATCGGCCAAGGCTTTGCCGGGTATGACGAGGCGCGGAAAGAAGTCCGTCTTACCAACGGTGACACGCTTCTGGCGGACAAGATCGTGCTGGCCAACGGCTATGCGGCCTTCGATGGCATTGCGGAGATGACCGGCGAACAGGTGGGCTCCGGCGAAAAGGGCCAGGCGCTTCTGATCGAGGGCTCCGGTCTGGAGGCGATGCCAGCGGTCTATTGCGATGGGCTCTATGTGGTTCCCCATGACGACCATACGGTCGCGGTCGGTTCCACGGCGGAGCGGGACTTCACCGATTCCGTTCCCAACGAGACACAGGCGGAGGCACTCGCCGAGCGCGCGCGGGCCTTTTGCCCGGCCCTTGCCCGGCGCAAGGTTATCGGCTCCTGGGCTGGCATCCGGCCGCGCTGTCACAAGCGCGACCCGCTTCTGGGCCTGCTGCCGGGTCGTGAACGGACCTATGCCGCAACTGGTGGCTACAAGATTTCCTTCGGCATCGCCCATCTGGCCGCGGACGCACTGGTGGCGGACATCACGGGAACGGAACCGGCCGTTGCCCTGCCCGACAGCTTCCGGCCGGAAAACCATTTCGGCGCCAATGCCCTGCGCGCCGATTACGCCTGA
- the nagA gene encoding N-acetylglucosamine-6-phosphate deacetylase, protein MAAGKAYFSSAIFDGTTLREDVVLLVEGGRVTGVVPAGEVPGNHEKVDLGDGTLAPGLVDLQVNGGGGLMLGEIESVDDLARICRAHIGLGTTALLPTLITDTLENTRKVLKIGGEAARQKVPGFAGLHLEGPHLDPARKGAHDARLIRPMEARDLDVYLEAARTLPSLMITAAPESVTPDQIRKLTEAGVTVSLGHSNATYDAVHDCVKAGATCMTHLYNAMSPLAHREPGMVGAGLNIGQLHAGLIADGLHVDPAAVEIALRAKKGPGAIFLVTDAMAVAGTEQTEFSLGGRRILRADGRLTLEDGTLAGADITLPAAIRFLQQEVGLTLETALRMATSLPAATIGRQDVLGCLVSGGGADFIQLSSDGSVRSVWLDGVRQR, encoded by the coding sequence GTGGCCGCAGGCAAGGCATATTTTTCCAGTGCGATTTTCGATGGCACGACCCTGCGTGAGGATGTGGTCCTGCTGGTGGAAGGCGGTCGCGTAACCGGGGTTGTCCCCGCGGGGGAGGTTCCGGGAAATCATGAGAAGGTCGATCTGGGAGACGGAACCCTGGCGCCGGGCCTGGTAGACCTTCAGGTGAACGGCGGCGGCGGCCTGATGCTCGGCGAGATCGAAAGCGTTGACGATCTCGCCCGGATCTGCCGTGCCCATATCGGCCTGGGCACCACCGCGCTGCTGCCGACCCTGATCACAGACACGCTGGAAAACACCCGAAAGGTCTTGAAGATTGGAGGCGAGGCCGCACGGCAGAAGGTTCCCGGGTTCGCGGGGCTGCACCTGGAGGGACCGCATCTGGATCCGGCCAGAAAAGGCGCTCACGATGCCAGGCTGATCCGGCCGATGGAGGCGAGGGACCTGGACGTCTATCTTGAGGCCGCGCGGACTTTGCCCAGCCTGATGATCACCGCTGCACCCGAATCTGTCACCCCGGACCAGATCCGCAAACTCACCGAGGCCGGTGTGACCGTCAGCCTTGGACACAGCAACGCGACCTATGACGCGGTCCACGACTGCGTGAAGGCGGGCGCCACCTGCATGACCCATCTTTACAATGCCATGAGCCCGCTGGCGCACCGCGAACCGGGCATGGTCGGCGCCGGGCTCAATATCGGACAGCTTCACGCCGGGCTGATTGCCGACGGCCTTCATGTCGACCCGGCGGCCGTTGAAATTGCCCTGCGCGCCAAGAAAGGGCCGGGTGCGATCTTTCTCGTCACCGATGCCATGGCGGTGGCCGGGACCGAACAGACGGAGTTCTCGCTCGGCGGGCGCCGGATCCTGAGGGCGGACGGGCGGCTGACCCTGGAAGACGGAACTTTGGCCGGGGCCGATATCACCTTGCCTGCTGCAATCCGGTTTTTACAGCAAGAAGTGGGCCTCACGCTGGAAACGGCGCTTAGGATGGCGACAAGCCTTCCTGCCGCCACGATAGGGCGGCAGGACGTTCTCGGTTGCCTGGTTTCCGGTGGGGGCGCTGACTTTATACAGCTTTCGTCGGATGGATCGGTTCGGTCTGTTTGGCTTGACGGCGTCCGGCAGCGATAG
- a CDS encoding ROK family protein, producing the protein MIDCFDIGGTYIRHGRLKPDGTVAEEARIKTPSGDWPAFVAAVKSCLQASDACPVSISLAGAYDRRTGLARVANIPSLNGLRAEDELAAALQRPVRITNDADCFALAEALQGTGRGKGNVFAIILGSGVGGGLVIDGKLVTGPGGIAGEWGHGPVVDPTAGGTIEGLPPFPCGCGLTNCVDAAGSARGLKRIHTLLSNETLSARAITTGWEDGEQKTSRTVEVYATLLSRALAMAVNLTGADIVPVGGGLSNEARLIALIDEKTRALALARYTEPLVVPGKHAREGGLVGAGIAGRLAFG; encoded by the coding sequence ATGATCGACTGTTTTGACATCGGTGGTACCTATATCCGGCACGGGCGTCTGAAACCAGACGGCACCGTTGCGGAGGAAGCGCGGATCAAAACGCCTTCCGGAGACTGGCCAGCGTTCGTAGCCGCGGTCAAATCCTGCCTGCAAGCGTCGGACGCGTGCCCGGTCTCGATTTCTCTAGCCGGCGCTTATGACCGGCGCACCGGGTTGGCAAGGGTTGCAAATATTCCCTCTCTCAACGGCCTCAGGGCGGAAGACGAGCTTGCAGCAGCCCTGCAACGCCCGGTGCGGATCACCAACGACGCGGATTGTTTTGCCCTGGCAGAAGCGCTTCAGGGCACCGGACGCGGCAAAGGCAATGTCTTTGCGATTATACTTGGCTCCGGCGTCGGCGGCGGACTGGTCATCGACGGTAAGCTCGTTACCGGCCCCGGCGGGATTGCCGGCGAATGGGGCCATGGCCCAGTGGTCGATCCGACCGCGGGTGGCACAATCGAAGGTCTGCCGCCGTTTCCCTGCGGCTGCGGCCTGACCAACTGCGTCGACGCGGCCGGCTCTGCGCGGGGCCTGAAGCGGATCCATACGCTTCTGTCTAACGAAACGCTCTCCGCCAGGGCAATCACGACCGGCTGGGAAGACGGTGAGCAAAAGACCAGCCGTACCGTAGAGGTTTACGCCACGCTGCTGTCGCGCGCCCTTGCCATGGCCGTCAACCTGACCGGTGCCGATATCGTGCCGGTCGGCGGCGGACTATCGAACGAGGCAAGACTGATTGCGCTCATCGACGAAAAGACCCGGGCTCTGGCCCTGGCGAGATACACGGAGCCGCTGGTCGTTCCGGGTAAACACGCCAGGGAGGGTGGCCTCGTGGGCGCCGGGATCGCCGGACGTCTTGCATTCGGTTGA
- a CDS encoding mannose-1-phosphate guanylyltransferase/mannose-6-phosphate isomerase: MIFPCILSGGIGSRLWPLSRKDRPKQFLPIFNGESLFQKTCTRVRGDAFAAPIVIGNNDHRFLMGEQLAEIGVEADTILLEPMGRNTAAPAAMAAIIAAEKNPDALVLLLPSDHLIGREDIFLSAVQDAASAARAGRIVTFGITPSEPNTGYGYIRLKTGDAPVREVEAFVEKPDLETAQTFLSAGNYVWNAGIFLYSAKAMLEAFETHQPALLATIRAAMATRSRDLDFTRLDSETFSQIENISIDYAIMERAKNVSCVPVSPEWDDLGSWSAIWGVLDKDARGNSGLGDTRFLNSDNCLAYADEGLVSVIGLQDVFVIATRDAVLVSHKDKAQDVKKIVEQLEAEGRSETKAHPRAYKPWGYTERISSGDRFSVQSMMIRPGQNLTLQSHLHRAEHWVVVSGTVEITINGDVRLLSENQSAYVPLGAKHKLYNPGKIPVRMIEVQSGTYLDEDDIVRHTGA, encoded by the coding sequence ATGATTTTTCCCTGCATTCTTTCCGGCGGCATCGGATCGCGGCTGTGGCCCCTGTCGCGCAAGGATCGGCCGAAACAATTCCTGCCCATATTCAACGGCGAAAGTCTCTTTCAAAAAACCTGCACCCGGGTACGTGGCGACGCGTTTGCCGCTCCGATCGTGATCGGCAACAACGATCACCGGTTCCTCATGGGCGAGCAACTTGCCGAAATCGGCGTGGAAGCGGACACCATCCTCCTGGAACCCATGGGCCGCAATACGGCAGCGCCCGCCGCGATGGCCGCGATTATCGCCGCCGAAAAGAACCCTGACGCCCTGGTGCTGCTGCTTCCCTCCGACCATCTGATTGGGCGGGAGGATATCTTCCTCTCAGCGGTTCAGGACGCCGCCTCTGCCGCCCGCGCCGGCCGGATCGTTACCTTCGGCATCACCCCGTCCGAACCGAATACCGGTTACGGCTATATTCGCCTGAAGACGGGCGATGCCCCGGTCCGGGAGGTCGAAGCCTTTGTCGAAAAGCCCGACCTGGAAACAGCGCAGACATTCCTGAGTGCCGGCAACTACGTCTGGAATGCCGGGATTTTTCTTTATTCCGCCAAGGCGATGCTCGAGGCTTTCGAAACCCATCAGCCGGCCCTGCTCGCCACCATTCGCGCGGCCATGGCGACCCGCTCCCGGGATCTCGACTTCACCAGGCTTGATTCGGAGACCTTTTCGCAGATCGAAAACATCTCGATCGACTATGCGATCATGGAACGGGCGAAGAATGTCTCCTGTGTGCCTGTTTCTCCGGAATGGGACGATCTCGGTTCCTGGTCCGCGATCTGGGGTGTTCTGGACAAGGATGCCCGCGGCAACAGCGGCCTCGGCGACACCCGTTTCCTGAACTCCGACAATTGCCTGGCCTATGCGGACGAAGGGTTGGTGTCCGTCATCGGCCTGCAGGACGTTTTCGTGATCGCCACCCGCGACGCCGTTCTCGTGTCCCACAAGGACAAGGCCCAGGACGTGAAGAAGATCGTGGAACAGCTCGAAGCGGAAGGCCGCAGCGAGACAAAGGCACACCCGCGCGCCTACAAGCCCTGGGGCTATACCGAGCGCATCAGTTCCGGCGACCGATTTTCCGTCCAGTCCATGATGATCCGGCCGGGTCAGAACCTGACCCTGCAAAGCCATCTGCATCGGGCGGAGCACTGGGTCGTCGTATCAGGAACGGTCGAAATCACCATCAACGGCGACGTCCGGCTGCTTTCGGAAAACCAATCGGCCTACGTGCCACTGGGGGCGAAACACAAGCTTTATAATCCGGGCAAGATCCCGGTGCGCATGATCGAGGTTCAATCCGGCACATACCTGGACGAAGACGACATCGTCCGGCACACAGGCGCCTGA
- a CDS encoding YbaK/EbsC family protein — protein MSLESVRRHLSEAAPDLDVLETPDSSATVELAAKAHGVQPAQIAKTLSFRLKDDVFLLVARGDARLDNKKAKAAFGGKVKMLGLEEVEEITGHPVGGVCPFGLANPLKIYCDVSLKDFDEVIPAAGATNAAVRISPERMAEITGATWVDVCQDPAG, from the coding sequence ATGAGCCTTGAAAGCGTACGGCGCCATTTGTCCGAAGCAGCGCCCGACCTTGACGTCCTGGAAACGCCGGACAGCAGCGCCACCGTGGAGCTTGCGGCCAAAGCCCATGGCGTACAGCCTGCCCAGATCGCCAAAACCCTGTCCTTCAGGCTCAAGGACGACGTGTTCCTGCTTGTCGCGCGCGGTGATGCCCGGCTCGACAACAAGAAGGCCAAGGCGGCCTTCGGCGGCAAGGTCAAGATGCTGGGCCTTGAGGAAGTGGAAGAGATCACCGGTCACCCGGTCGGTGGCGTGTGCCCCTTCGGGCTGGCCAATCCCCTGAAAATCTATTGCGACGTGTCGCTCAAGGATTTCGACGAGGTCATCCCGGCGGCCGGCGCCACCAACGCCGCCGTGCGCATCAGCCCGGAGCGGATGGCCGAGATCACAGGCGCAACCTGGGTGGACGTCTGCCAGGATCCGGCGGGATAA
- the cysN gene encoding sulfate adenylyltransferase subunit CysN has product MSMSEQILASEEAVTDYILAQEDKDQLRFLTCGSVDDGKSTLIGRLLYDTKLIFEDQLAALERDSKKHGTVGEEIDLALLVDGLEAEREQGITIDVAYRFFATDKRKFIVADTPGHEQYTRNMATGASTADLAVLLVDARNGLMVQTRRHAFIASLLGIRHVVLAVNKIDLADYSEDRFEEIRAEFESFASGFDFETFVAIPMSARFGDNVTARSDRMGWYDGPTLLEHLEGVDVGEHLLEAPFRLPVQWVNRPNLDFRGYSGTIASGRVAVGDSVVVAGPGKTSKVARIIAPEGDVKTAQAEEAVTIALEDEIDISRGDLLSAPEARPDVADQMAAHLIWMADDAMLPGRSYLMKIGAKTVTATVTEIKHKINVNSFEHVAAKKLDLNEIAFCNLALSQAVAFDPYEANRSTGSFILIDRMTNATVGAGMVWFALRRATNIHWQALEVDKAARAESLGQKPAVLWFTGLSGSGKSTIASIVEKKLHAEGKQTYTLDGDNIRHGLNRDLGFTDADRVENIRRVGEVARLFADAGLITLVSFISPFRSERRMARDLLEEGEFFEVFVDTPIEECKKRDPKGLYKKAEAGEIKNFTGIDSPYEAPENAEIHLHNVNRDPEDVADEVIAFLKEKGIA; this is encoded by the coding sequence ATGTCGATGAGCGAACAGATACTGGCCTCCGAAGAGGCGGTCACCGACTACATCCTCGCCCAGGAAGACAAGGACCAGCTGCGCTTCCTGACCTGCGGATCGGTGGACGACGGCAAGTCGACCCTGATCGGCCGGCTTCTCTACGACACCAAGCTGATCTTCGAGGATCAGCTGGCGGCCCTTGAGCGGGATTCGAAGAAACACGGCACGGTCGGGGAAGAGATCGATCTGGCGCTTCTGGTCGACGGCCTTGAAGCCGAGCGGGAGCAGGGGATCACCATCGACGTGGCCTATCGGTTCTTCGCGACCGACAAGCGCAAGTTCATTGTCGCCGATACGCCGGGCCACGAGCAGTACACCCGCAACATGGCGACCGGCGCTTCGACAGCAGATCTGGCTGTGCTCCTTGTCGATGCACGTAACGGACTGATGGTGCAGACCCGGCGGCATGCGTTCATCGCTTCGCTGCTGGGTATTCGTCACGTGGTGCTTGCGGTCAACAAGATCGATCTGGCCGATTATTCCGAAGACCGGTTTGAGGAAATCCGCGCGGAATTCGAAAGTTTTGCCAGCGGGTTCGATTTCGAAACCTTTGTCGCCATCCCGATGTCGGCGCGCTTCGGGGACAATGTCACCGCCAGAAGCGACCGGATGGGCTGGTATGACGGCCCCACGCTTCTGGAACACCTGGAAGGCGTCGATGTGGGCGAGCACCTGCTTGAGGCGCCGTTCCGACTTCCCGTCCAGTGGGTGAACCGGCCGAACCTGGATTTCCGCGGTTATTCGGGCACGATCGCCAGCGGCAGGGTTGCCGTCGGCGACAGTGTTGTCGTGGCGGGACCGGGCAAGACCTCGAAGGTGGCCCGGATCATCGCGCCCGAAGGGGACGTGAAAACCGCGCAGGCCGAAGAGGCCGTGACCATTGCTCTTGAGGACGAGATCGACATTTCTCGCGGGGATCTGCTGAGTGCTCCCGAGGCTCGCCCCGACGTGGCCGACCAGATGGCAGCGCACCTGATCTGGATGGCGGATGACGCCATGTTACCGGGCCGATCCTATCTTATGAAGATCGGCGCCAAGACGGTTACGGCGACGGTGACGGAGATAAAGCACAAGATCAACGTCAACTCCTTCGAACATGTCGCTGCCAAGAAACTGGATCTCAACGAGATCGCCTTCTGCAATTTGGCCCTGAGCCAGGCTGTTGCCTTCGATCCGTATGAGGCGAACCGGTCGACCGGCTCGTTCATCCTGATCGACCGCATGACCAATGCGACGGTCGGTGCCGGCATGGTGTGGTTCGCGCTTCGGCGCGCGACCAACATTCACTGGCAGGCGCTGGAGGTGGACAAGGCGGCCCGCGCGGAAAGCCTTGGCCAGAAGCCGGCGGTCCTTTGGTTCACCGGGCTTTCGGGCTCGGGCAAGTCGACCATCGCCTCCATCGTGGAAAAGAAGCTCCATGCGGAGGGCAAGCAGACCTATACGCTCGACGGCGATAACATCCGCCACGGGCTGAACCGGGACCTTGGCTTCACCGACGCGGACCGGGTGGAAAACATCCGCCGGGTGGGCGAGGTGGCAAGGCTGTTCGCCGATGCGGGGCTGATCACGCTGGTGTCGTTCATCTCGCCGTTCCGATCCGAACGCCGCATGGCGCGCGACCTGCTGGAGGAGGGCGAGTTCTTCGAGGTCTTCGTGGACACACCGATCGAGGAGTGCAAGAAGCGCGACCCGAAGGGGCTCTACAAGAAGGCGGAAGCCGGCGAGATCAAGAATTTCACCGGCATCGACAGCCCCTATGAAGCGCCCGAAAATGCCGAGATCCATCTGCACAACGTCAACCGGGACCCGGAAGACGTCGCCGACGAAGTCATTGCCTTCCTGAAGGAAAAGGGTATCGCCTGA
- the cysQ gene encoding 3'(2'),5'-bisphosphate nucleotidase CysQ, producing the protein MTHTNPKPVETTVQPLLALAIAAGAKILEIYAEPFEAVEKSDGSPVTAADAAAEAVILAGLERLFPGVPVVAEEAVEAGSLPYVSGRYFLVDPLDGTREFLKRNGEFTVNIALIESGVPVFGVVLAPALDEIYWGGALPADLAGGETAVSDAFSGKVSGDRITDVAPIMVRSRPAGGLSVLASRSHLSEETAALIDRLDVVERLSVGSSLKLCWVAAGKADLYPRLSPTMQWDIAAGDAVLRAAGGHVLEADSLKPLAYTVPAGAQKSDLLNPHFIALSDPDLLAALA; encoded by the coding sequence GTGACCCACACCAACCCGAAACCCGTTGAGACAACCGTTCAACCACTCCTCGCCCTGGCAATCGCCGCGGGGGCGAAGATCCTGGAGATTTATGCCGAACCGTTCGAAGCGGTGGAGAAATCCGACGGATCTCCGGTAACGGCTGCGGATGCGGCCGCGGAAGCGGTTATCCTGGCTGGGCTGGAACGGCTTTTCCCCGGTGTTCCGGTCGTTGCCGAAGAGGCGGTCGAGGCAGGAAGCCTTCCTTACGTTTCCGGACGGTATTTTCTCGTCGACCCTCTGGATGGAACACGGGAGTTCCTGAAACGCAATGGCGAGTTCACGGTGAATATCGCGCTGATCGAAAGCGGTGTTCCTGTGTTCGGCGTCGTGCTTGCGCCTGCTCTCGATGAAATCTACTGGGGCGGTGCCTTGCCTGCGGATCTGGCCGGTGGGGAAACGGCTGTTTCGGACGCCTTCTCCGGTAAGGTGTCGGGGGATCGGATTACGGATGTGGCGCCGATAATGGTCCGCAGCCGTCCGGCCGGTGGGCTTTCGGTTCTGGCCAGCCGTTCGCATCTGTCTGAGGAAACCGCCGCCCTGATTGACCGGCTGGATGTCGTGGAGCGTCTGTCGGTCGGCTCCAGCCTGAAACTGTGCTGGGTGGCAGCCGGGAAGGCCGACCTCTATCCGCGGTTGTCGCCGACCATGCAATGGGACATTGCCGCAGGGGATGCGGTTCTGCGGGCGGCCGGCGGCCATGTGCTTGAAGCCGACAGCCTGAAGCCGCTCGCCTACACGGTACCGGCGGGCGCTCAGAAGAGCGACCTTCTCAATCCGCACTTTATCGCCCTGAGCGACCCGGATCTGCTGGCAGCCCTTGCCTGA
- the cysD gene encoding sulfate adenylyltransferase subunit CysD, with protein sequence MNVTANGLTAQRLSNLRRLEAESIHIIREVAAEFRNPVMLYSIGKDSGVMLHLAMKAFYPSKPPFPLLHVDTTWKFRDMISFRDETAKRLGLDLIVHSNPEGLEQGINPFDHGSSAYTHVMKTEALKQALTKYGFDAAFGGARRDEEKSRAKERVFSFRNSSHGWDPKNQRPELWNLYNARVAKGESIRAFPLSNWTELDIWQYILTENIPMVPLYKAATRPVVARDGMLIMVDDERLPLMPGEVVQEKMVRFRTLGCYPLTGAIESDADTLPAIVKEMLIARTSERSGRLIDHDDAASMEKKKREGYF encoded by the coding sequence ATGAACGTGACAGCAAACGGCCTGACGGCGCAGCGCTTGAGCAACTTGCGCCGGCTGGAGGCGGAAAGCATTCACATTATCCGTGAGGTTGCGGCGGAATTCCGCAATCCGGTGATGCTTTATTCCATCGGCAAGGATTCCGGCGTGATGCTGCATCTGGCGATGAAGGCATTTTATCCGTCCAAGCCGCCGTTTCCGCTGCTCCATGTGGACACGACGTGGAAATTCCGGGACATGATCTCCTTCCGCGACGAAACCGCCAAGCGGCTCGGTCTCGACCTGATCGTCCATTCCAACCCGGAAGGACTGGAGCAGGGGATCAATCCCTTCGACCACGGCTCTTCGGCCTATACCCACGTTATGAAAACGGAAGCGCTGAAGCAGGCGCTGACGAAGTACGGTTTCGATGCGGCCTTTGGCGGTGCGCGCCGGGATGAGGAAAAGTCGCGTGCCAAGGAACGGGTGTTTTCGTTCCGCAATTCCAGCCACGGCTGGGATCCGAAGAACCAGCGGCCGGAACTCTGGAACCTCTATAACGCGCGGGTGGCCAAGGGCGAGAGCATCCGCGCGTTTCCGCTGTCCAACTGGACCGAGCTGGATATCTGGCAGTACATCCTGACCGAGAACATTCCGATGGTGCCGCTCTACAAGGCGGCGACACGTCCTGTAGTGGCACGGGACGGCATGCTGATCATGGTCGACGACGAGCGCCTGCCGCTAATGCCGGGCGAAGTGGTGCAGGAAAAGATGGTGCGGTTCCGCACGCTTGGCTGCTATCCGCTGACCGGCGCCATTGAATCGGACGCCGACACACTGCCGGCCATCGTCAAGGAAATGCTGATCGCCCGGACCTCGGAACGGTCCGGCCGCCTGATCGACCATGACGACGCCGCCTCCATGGAAAAGAAAAAGCGCGAGGGCTACTTCTGA